In one Suricata suricatta isolate VVHF042 chromosome 9, meerkat_22Aug2017_6uvM2_HiC, whole genome shotgun sequence genomic region, the following are encoded:
- the LOC115300684 gene encoding cathepsin G-like isoform X2 — MLLQCFPDAGRSFTRLPSLSMHQRRDEVLCSCENHAYLYGLQERAAAAPDWGSLPKKMWLLMLLTALLLPPRAGAGEIIGGREARPHSRPYMAYLIIQTPMGVSTCGGFLVREDFVLTAAHCRGSTITVILGAHNIRREERTQQRRSVLRAISHPDYNPQSNVNDIMLLQLENRVTRNRAVSPVPLPGAQDRLRPGTECTAAGWGLLSLSRSTNRLHEVQLTVQRDTRCLDRFRFYTDETQICVGNPRSRKSAFLGDSGGPLVCNNVAQGIVSYGDSRGIPPAVFTRVSSFTDWIRRTMERFQQQNQTWTPL; from the exons ATGTTACTGCAG TGCTTTCCAGATGCAGGAAGAAGTTTCACGAGGTTGCCATCATTGAGCATGCATCAGAGAAGGGATGAAGTTCTTTGCAGCTGTGAAAATCACGCATATTTATAT ggGCTACAAGAGAGAGCAGCAGCGGCACCTGACTGGGGCAGTCTTCCCAAGAAGATGTGGCTGCTCATGCTCCTGACGGCCCTTCTCCTAccgcccagggctggggcag GGGAGATCATCGGAGGCCGAGAGGCCAGGCCTCACTCCCGTCCCTACATGGCATATCTTATAATCCAGACTCCAATGGGGGTCAGCACCTGCGGGGGTTTCCTGGTGAGAGAAGACTTTGTGCTGACGGCAGCTCACTGCAGGGGAAG TACTATCACCGTCATCCTGGGAGCTCACAACatcaggagggaggaaaggacccAGCAGCGCAGGTCTGTGCTCAGAGCCATCAGCCACCCTGACTATAATCCACAGAGCAACGTGAATGACATCATGTTACTGCAG CTGGAAAACAGAGTCACACGGAATAGAGCTGTGAGCCCAGTGCCTCTGCCTGGGGCACAGGACAGGCTGAGACCTGGGACCGAGTGCACCGCGGCGGGCTGGGGCCTGTTGAGCCTGAGCAGGAGTACAAACAGACTCCATGAGGTGCAGCTAACCGTGCAGAGGGATACGAGGTGCCTCGATCGCTTCAGGTTCTACACCGATGAAACACAAATTTGTGTGGGAAACCCAAGGTCAAGGAAGTCCGCCTTCCTG GGGGACTCTGGAGGCCCCCTGGTGTGTAACAATGTGGCCCAGGGCATTGTCTCCTACGGAGATAGCAGGGGGATTCCTCCAGCAGTCTTCACCAGGGTGTCCAGCTTCACCGACTGGATAAGAAGAACAATGGAACGCTTCCAACAGCAGAACCAGACCTGGACCCCGCTGTGA
- the LOC115300684 gene encoding granzyme H-like isoform X3 translates to MQPLLLLLALLLPLEARTEKIIGGHEAKPHSRPYMAFVQFLGADCKKRCGGVLVDMDFVLTAAHCLGSSINVTLGAHNIKKQEKTQQIIPVRRAIPHPDYNPKNYSNDIMLLQLAKKAKLTAAVRPLGLPRSKAQVKPGQVCSVAGWGQLATGSLATTLQEVELTVQEDWKCRSRFRGYYTETTQTCVGDPKKMKTGFKGDSGGPLVCNKVAQGIFSYGNRNRTPPGVFIKVSHFLPWIKKTMKHLSRQA, encoded by the exons ATGCAGCCACTTCTGCTTTTGCTGGCCCTCCTGCTGCCCCTTGAGGCCAGGACAG aaaagatcattggGGGCCATGAGGCCAAGCCCCACTCCCGGCCCTACATGGCATTTGTCCAGTTTCTGGGCGCAGACTGTAAGAAGAGGTGTGGCGGCGTCCTCGTGGACATGGACTTTGTTCTGACAGCTGCTCACTGCTTgggaag CTCCATCAACGTCACCCTGGGGGCCCACAACATCAAGAAGCAGGAGAAGACACAGCAGATCATCCCCGTGAGAAGAGCCATCCCCCACCCAGACTATAATCCAAAGAACTACTCCAATGACATCATGTTACTGCAG CTGGCAAAAAAGGCCAAGCTGACTGCAGCTGTGAGGCCCCTGGGCCTGCCCAGGAGCAAGGCCCAGGTGAAGCCAGGACAGGTGTGCAGTGTGGCCGGCTGGGGACAGTTGGCCACAGGCAGTCTAGCAACCACTCTACAGGAGGTAGAGCTGACAGTACAGGAGGATTGGAAGTGCAGATCCCGCTTCCGTGGCTATTACACCGAGACCACCCAGACTTGTGTAGGAGACCCGAAGAAGATGAAGACCGGCTTCAAG ggGGACTCTGGGGGCCCCCTCGTGTGTAACAAGGTGGCCCAAGGGATTTTCTCTTATGGAAACCGGAACCGGACACCTCCAGGGGTCTTCATCAAGGTCTCACACTTCCTGCCctggataaagaaaacaatgaagcatCTCTCAAGGCAGGCATGA
- the LOC115300684 gene encoding granzyme H-like isoform X4 produces MQPLLLLLALLLPLEARTEKIIGGHEAKPHSRPYMAFVQFLGADCKKRCGGVLVDMDFVLTAAHCLGSSINVTLGAHNIKKQEKTQQIIPVRRAIPHPDYNPKNYSNDIMLLQGDSGGPLVCNKVAQGIFSYGNRNRTPPGVFIKVSHFLPWIKKTMKHLSRQA; encoded by the exons ATGCAGCCACTTCTGCTTTTGCTGGCCCTCCTGCTGCCCCTTGAGGCCAGGACAG aaaagatcattggGGGCCATGAGGCCAAGCCCCACTCCCGGCCCTACATGGCATTTGTCCAGTTTCTGGGCGCAGACTGTAAGAAGAGGTGTGGCGGCGTCCTCGTGGACATGGACTTTGTTCTGACAGCTGCTCACTGCTTgggaag CTCCATCAACGTCACCCTGGGGGCCCACAACATCAAGAAGCAGGAGAAGACACAGCAGATCATCCCCGTGAGAAGAGCCATCCCCCACCCAGACTATAATCCAAAGAACTACTCCAATGACATCATGTTACTGCAG ggGGACTCTGGGGGCCCCCTCGTGTGTAACAAGGTGGCCCAAGGGATTTTCTCTTATGGAAACCGGAACCGGACACCTCCAGGGGTCTTCATCAAGGTCTCACACTTCCTGCCctggataaagaaaacaatgaagcatCTCTCAAGGCAGGCATGA
- the LOC115300684 gene encoding cathepsin G-like isoform X1 — translation MQPLLLLLALLLPLEARTEKIIGGHEAKPHSRPYMAFVQFLGADCKKRCGGVLVDMDFVLTAAHCLGSSINVTLGAHNIKKQEKTQQIIPVRRAIPHPDYNPKNYSNDIMLLQCFPDAGRSFTRLPSLSMHQRRDEVLCSCENHAYLYGLQERAAAAPDWGSLPKKMWLLMLLTALLLPPRAGAGEIIGGREARPHSRPYMAYLIIQTPMGVSTCGGFLVREDFVLTAAHCRGSTITVILGAHNIRREERTQQRRSVLRAISHPDYNPQSNVNDIMLLQLENRVTRNRAVSPVPLPGAQDRLRPGTECTAAGWGLLSLSRSTNRLHEVQLTVQRDTRCLDRFRFYTDETQICVGNPRSRKSAFLGDSGGPLVCNNVAQGIVSYGDSRGIPPAVFTRVSSFTDWIRRTMERFQQQNQTWTPL, via the exons ATGCAGCCACTTCTGCTTTTGCTGGCCCTCCTGCTGCCCCTTGAGGCCAGGACAG aaaagatcattggGGGCCATGAGGCCAAGCCCCACTCCCGGCCCTACATGGCATTTGTCCAGTTTCTGGGCGCAGACTGTAAGAAGAGGTGTGGCGGCGTCCTCGTGGACATGGACTTTGTTCTGACAGCTGCTCACTGCTTgggaag CTCCATCAACGTCACCCTGGGGGCCCACAACATCAAGAAGCAGGAGAAGACACAGCAGATCATCCCCGTGAGAAGAGCCATCCCCCACCCAGACTATAATCCAAAGAACTACTCCAATGACATCATGTTACTGCAG TGCTTTCCAGATGCAGGAAGAAGTTTCACGAGGTTGCCATCATTGAGCATGCATCAGAGAAGGGATGAAGTTCTTTGCAGCTGTGAAAATCACGCATATTTATAT ggGCTACAAGAGAGAGCAGCAGCGGCACCTGACTGGGGCAGTCTTCCCAAGAAGATGTGGCTGCTCATGCTCCTGACGGCCCTTCTCCTAccgcccagggctggggcag GGGAGATCATCGGAGGCCGAGAGGCCAGGCCTCACTCCCGTCCCTACATGGCATATCTTATAATCCAGACTCCAATGGGGGTCAGCACCTGCGGGGGTTTCCTGGTGAGAGAAGACTTTGTGCTGACGGCAGCTCACTGCAGGGGAAG TACTATCACCGTCATCCTGGGAGCTCACAACatcaggagggaggaaaggacccAGCAGCGCAGGTCTGTGCTCAGAGCCATCAGCCACCCTGACTATAATCCACAGAGCAACGTGAATGACATCATGTTACTGCAG CTGGAAAACAGAGTCACACGGAATAGAGCTGTGAGCCCAGTGCCTCTGCCTGGGGCACAGGACAGGCTGAGACCTGGGACCGAGTGCACCGCGGCGGGCTGGGGCCTGTTGAGCCTGAGCAGGAGTACAAACAGACTCCATGAGGTGCAGCTAACCGTGCAGAGGGATACGAGGTGCCTCGATCGCTTCAGGTTCTACACCGATGAAACACAAATTTGTGTGGGAAACCCAAGGTCAAGGAAGTCCGCCTTCCTG GGGGACTCTGGAGGCCCCCTGGTGTGTAACAATGTGGCCCAGGGCATTGTCTCCTACGGAGATAGCAGGGGGATTCCTCCAGCAGTCTTCACCAGGGTGTCCAGCTTCACCGACTGGATAAGAAGAACAATGGAACGCTTCCAACAGCAGAACCAGACCTGGACCCCGCTGTGA